ggtaattgtgatatctggcaacatgccttcccaaaggcagatacaagttgccgatttgcatactttgcatatgtttgtcgacacgttttctaaattcctgtcttgttttgcccacgtagaaggcaccacactggcactgcatgaggtataccacaccctgcgtcttgcaattggcaaaatgacgcagggaaaaactttccccattaggcagtgccagtgtggtcctcctaccgatgactggacattgggcacaggaaccacatgggtatgtaccccatgttttacaggggtcctttcttgccgtgcccttgtattcactttggatgagtgcatttcctattgagccaggttttctataggtgatttggggtttaggaccaattagtcctttcaggattggatcatctgtaaggatggaccaatatttggagataattttattaattttaaaatgcTCATTAGAAAATCTCACAATAATCCTTGTAGTGTCGTCTTCTTTGGTTGGTTTCTTTGAGAAGATTAAATCCCTTCTATTGGTTTGCTTAACTCGGTTGAACgctttttttaaagaggatttgGAGTAGCCTCTGTTCATGAGCCTAATGGTAAGTTTGTCCGCTTCGTGTTGAAAGTCTTCGTTGTTACTGCAGTTTCTTTTAAGGCGGAGAAACTGGCTATAGGGAATGGATCTTTTCAGAGGTTCCGGGTGAAAGCTGTTTGCATGCAACAGGGTGTTGCCAGCAGTCTCCTTTCTGTAAAGTTTACTTGATAGTCCGCCCTCAGAGTTTTTAAAGATGGTAATGTCCAGGAAATTTACTTCATGGGTATCCGAGGTCATAGTGAAAAACAGGTTAAAAGCATTGTTGTTCATCAGCTTTAGACAGTCCCTCAATAATtcaggggggccgtcccagatgatgaagagatcgtctatgtacctc
This portion of the Aquarana catesbeiana isolate 2022-GZ linkage group LG07, ASM4218655v1, whole genome shotgun sequence genome encodes:
- the LOC141102531 gene encoding uncharacterized protein, with product MLDYILRHNTFLFKGSHYLQVQGVAMGTCCAPSYANLYLGEWEREFLQGEAASVYTRHICMWQRYIDDLFIIWDGPPELLRDCLKLMNNNAFNLFFTMTSDTHEVNFLDITIFKNSEGGLSSKLYRKETAGNTLLHANSFHPEPLKRSIPYSQFLRLKRNCSNNEDFQHEADKLTIRLMNRGYSKSSLKKAFNRVKQTNRRDLIFSKKPTKEDDTTRIIVRFSNEHFKINKIISKYWSILTDDPILKGLIGPKPQITYRKPGSIGNALIQSEYKGTARKDPCKTWGTYPCGSCAQLPVWCLLRGQNKTGI